The Oncorhynchus mykiss isolate Arlee chromosome 28, USDA_OmykA_1.1, whole genome shotgun sequence genome includes a window with the following:
- the tcea1 gene encoding transcription elongation factor A protein 1 isoform X3, which produces MTLELLQSTRIGMSVNAIRKQSTDDEVTSLAKALIKSWKKLLDEPGGGDKSLEEKRKEPSTPTSLVSPSQGSPEPREESNDSSCKNEPVEVMPSISLISTFPQAPSTSDSVRIKCREMLSQALQAGDDYIAIGADCDELGAQIEEYIFCEFKNTDPKYKNRVRSRIANLKDIKNPNLRKSVLCGNVSPDRMAKMTAQEMASDELKLIRKNLTKEAIRDHQVSQTGGTQTDLFTCGKCKKKRCTYTQVQTRSADEPMTTFVFCNDCGNRWKFC; this is translated from the exons ATGACTCTAGAATTACTACAG TCCACCAGGATTGGGATGTCTGTGAACGCCATCAGGAAGCAGAGTACAGACGATGAGGTCACCTCTCTGGCCAAGGCCCTCATCAAGTCCTGGAAGAAACTCCTAG ATGAgccagggggtggagacaagtcgttggaggagaagaggaaagagccGTCAACACCCACCAGTCTGGTGTCCCCTTCCCAGGGCAGTCCTGAACCACGGGAGGAGAG CAATGACTCCAGCTGTAAGAATGAGCCTGTTGAGGTGATGCCCTCCATCTCCCTGATCTCCACGTTCCCCCAAGCCCCCTCCACCTCCGACTCCGTCAGGATCAAGTGTCGCGAGATGCTGTCCCAGGCGCTACAGGCTGGAG atGACTACATTGCTATAGGAGCTGACTGTGATGAACTGGGAGCTCAGATTGAAGAATATATCTTCTGTGAGTTTAAGAACACTGACCCCAAATATAAGAACCGTGTCAGGAGTCGCATTGCCAACCTGAAGGACATCAAGAACCCCAACCTCAGGAAGAGTGTTCTCTGTGGGAACGTCTCCCCCGACCGCATGGCCAAGATGACCGCTCAG GAAATGGCTAGTGATGAGCTGAAGCTGATAAGGAAGAACCTGACCAAAGAAGCCATTAGAGATCACCAAGTGTCCCAGACCGGAGGGACCCAGACTGACCTGTTCACCTGCGGCAAGTGCAAGAAGAAGAGGTGCACCTACACTCAG
- the tcea1 gene encoding transcription elongation factor A protein 1 isoform X2, giving the protein MGKKEEEEIIRIAKKMDKMAQKKSGSTRIGMSVNAIRKQSTDDEVTSLAKALIKSWKKLLDEPGGGDKSLEEKRKEPSTPTSLVSPSQGSPEPREESNDSSCKNEPVEVMPSISLISTFPQAPSTSDSVRIKCREMLSQALQAGDDYIAIGADCDELGAQIEEYIFCEFKNTDPKYKNRVRSRIANLKDIKNPNLRKSVLCGNVSPDRMAKMTAQEMASDELKLIRKNLTKEAIRDHQVSQTGGTQTDLFTCGKCKKKRCTYTQVQTRSADEPMTTFVFCNDCGNRWKFC; this is encoded by the exons ATGGGtaaaaaagaagaagaggaaatCATAAGAATTGCGAAGAAGATGGATAAAATGGCGCAGAAGAAAAGCGGG TCCACCAGGATTGGGATGTCTGTGAACGCCATCAGGAAGCAGAGTACAGACGATGAGGTCACCTCTCTGGCCAAGGCCCTCATCAAGTCCTGGAAGAAACTCCTAG ATGAgccagggggtggagacaagtcgttggaggagaagaggaaagagccGTCAACACCCACCAGTCTGGTGTCCCCTTCCCAGGGCAGTCCTGAACCACGGGAGGAGAG CAATGACTCCAGCTGTAAGAATGAGCCTGTTGAGGTGATGCCCTCCATCTCCCTGATCTCCACGTTCCCCCAAGCCCCCTCCACCTCCGACTCCGTCAGGATCAAGTGTCGCGAGATGCTGTCCCAGGCGCTACAGGCTGGAG atGACTACATTGCTATAGGAGCTGACTGTGATGAACTGGGAGCTCAGATTGAAGAATATATCTTCTGTGAGTTTAAGAACACTGACCCCAAATATAAGAACCGTGTCAGGAGTCGCATTGCCAACCTGAAGGACATCAAGAACCCCAACCTCAGGAAGAGTGTTCTCTGTGGGAACGTCTCCCCCGACCGCATGGCCAAGATGACCGCTCAG GAAATGGCTAGTGATGAGCTGAAGCTGATAAGGAAGAACCTGACCAAAGAAGCCATTAGAGATCACCAAGTGTCCCAGACCGGAGGGACCCAGACTGACCTGTTCACCTGCGGCAAGTGCAAGAAGAAGAGGTGCACCTACACTCAG
- the tcea1 gene encoding transcription elongation factor A protein 1 isoform X1: MGKKEEEEIIRIAKKMDKMAQKKSGVGALDLLKELRAVPMTLELLQSTRIGMSVNAIRKQSTDDEVTSLAKALIKSWKKLLDEPGGGDKSLEEKRKEPSTPTSLVSPSQGSPEPREESNDSSCKNEPVEVMPSISLISTFPQAPSTSDSVRIKCREMLSQALQAGDDYIAIGADCDELGAQIEEYIFCEFKNTDPKYKNRVRSRIANLKDIKNPNLRKSVLCGNVSPDRMAKMTAQEMASDELKLIRKNLTKEAIRDHQVSQTGGTQTDLFTCGKCKKKRCTYTQVQTRSADEPMTTFVFCNDCGNRWKFC, translated from the exons ATGGGtaaaaaagaagaagaggaaatCATAAGAATTGCGAAGAAGATGGATAAAATGGCGCAGAAGAAAAGCGGG GTAGGGGCACTGGACCTTCTGAAGGAACTGAGGGCTGTACCTATGACTCTAGAATTACTACAG TCCACCAGGATTGGGATGTCTGTGAACGCCATCAGGAAGCAGAGTACAGACGATGAGGTCACCTCTCTGGCCAAGGCCCTCATCAAGTCCTGGAAGAAACTCCTAG ATGAgccagggggtggagacaagtcgttggaggagaagaggaaagagccGTCAACACCCACCAGTCTGGTGTCCCCTTCCCAGGGCAGTCCTGAACCACGGGAGGAGAG CAATGACTCCAGCTGTAAGAATGAGCCTGTTGAGGTGATGCCCTCCATCTCCCTGATCTCCACGTTCCCCCAAGCCCCCTCCACCTCCGACTCCGTCAGGATCAAGTGTCGCGAGATGCTGTCCCAGGCGCTACAGGCTGGAG atGACTACATTGCTATAGGAGCTGACTGTGATGAACTGGGAGCTCAGATTGAAGAATATATCTTCTGTGAGTTTAAGAACACTGACCCCAAATATAAGAACCGTGTCAGGAGTCGCATTGCCAACCTGAAGGACATCAAGAACCCCAACCTCAGGAAGAGTGTTCTCTGTGGGAACGTCTCCCCCGACCGCATGGCCAAGATGACCGCTCAG GAAATGGCTAGTGATGAGCTGAAGCTGATAAGGAAGAACCTGACCAAAGAAGCCATTAGAGATCACCAAGTGTCCCAGACCGGAGGGACCCAGACTGACCTGTTCACCTGCGGCAAGTGCAAGAAGAAGAGGTGCACCTACACTCAG